ACCCTGTTTGTTTCTCTTAATAACTACGACTCACATAATTATTACTGCCACAAGACACTGGCGTCAAAACGCACGACTTGATTCGCAAGTGCTGCATAATCATAAATCAGGGCAACGCCGGCGAGGAGCAAAGGAACCTGCAGCTGCCACAGTCATTATTTCCATTCTTTTGATTTTCCTTGCTTGTTACTCGGTCGAGTTCTACAGTGACATTGGTTTTCTGCTTTTCAATACTGAACCTACCCAAGAAGTTGTAACTGTCATCAATTTCCTTATTATCGTCAATTCGTCTGCGAACCCGATCGCTTACGCTCTTTTCAAAAAAGACATTCGAAAGGAACTTACAAAAGCATTCTGTAAAACGAAGTCGACAGCTTTTAGACATCCAACCACGTCAGAGACCACTGGAGTGTAAATGAGTTGCAGCCGATAGAATATAGGTTTCTGGACTGAAAGGAACGGATTGTAATAATTAAATTTCGTTGGATTTGGATTGGATGTGTCTTAACAAGATGAAGGAAGCTCTCAATTTCCGGACCCCTGCCAGTGGATTTctgtgtttattttatttagctTCGCCAAGTTTTTTTAAGTTTCACATTCCCGGTTCCTCTGCATGGGCCGACTTGGTACTTCGGAAGGATTTGCATCGGATTACAGCCACCAGCCAGTAGAAATTTGAATGAAATGGGATCTTCGACTTTTCGAAATGaaatcaaagaagttgataaaggtcaaattacgaCACAAGCATTTTGAAAGTTAGCTATGTCGCCAGAGCGATTGAGCCGCAGATTTCGTGCTTCACCTCCCAACCTACGTAGGACCATGGACTTGAGAAACCAAATCCTCCTTTCTAAACGGTAGCTGTGCGGACTCAGCAATATCATTTGATGTTCGGGGAACATGATATAGAAGTAGCCATATAGGTCAACAAGTTCCTGATGTACTCAAGCTAAATTCATGAATGGCCCGGTCTAGTCTCAATCAATGgactaaaatttaaaataactcaATCATCGCTCGTACGATCGAGAGGCCATCCTGGATAATCAAACCGGCGCAGTCCTGGGGCGATCAAAGAATCTAATAAGCTTACAAGTTAAAAATATTTGCGTGACAAACAGTTGTGGGAAGTTTGAAGAACTCTTTCAAAAACCTCTCCTGCTCTCCATCAGGTTGaagcagaaaaagaaacaccTGCTTTGAAGCTAAAATGTTTTATTCTTGTTAAAAAGCTTTGACATTGTTTTCTTTCCGACCAAAGGCATGACACCTTGTTTTGGAATTGAAAACTACATACAGTATTattaagcaatgaaaataacTAGCTTCGTATATTTAACTAGCTAAGGATTTAGCATTACAGTAATTGATGTCTAGTATGAGCAAATTGCATTGATCGAAACCAAGAAAATGTTATAGCGTAAACTAACCGCGCTCTATTGTTGTAGTTCATCTTACCCTAACATGCAGTTGCCAGAAGTTATCAGCTCGGGTTTGCGCAATAAACACAATTCCATCCAGTCGAAGGCAAAATCATGACAACGGTGAGAGCGGCATCTACAATTctaacttcgcatttctgcaatcatttctcgacTCTTTTGGCCTCCAAATATGCACTAATTTTCCTGGAATGATTGAAAGTTGTTGAGTGATTTATTCAAGCGCTCTAGTAACATGCACGGGTGCAAAACAGGCTCGTGCAGAGCACGCAAAAGTGTTGTTTATTATTGCCAAATTAAATATGTAAATGTGTGACGTTATTATCGCCATCGTCGTCGTCGCGATTGCCTGAGCTCCCAAAGGTAATCGTTTCAAAAGTGCTCGCTAAATAGTGGCTAATCAAATTGACCACAACGCCTCTGACTGGACGGCAGCCAAGTAACAAAAAGCATACACAAAGGTCGTTGTCAAGATAGAAAACGCTAACCACATTATATTGTTGTATTATACGAAATTTGGATAGGGATCTCTGCACTTTCTAAAAAAATCGCCTTAGTTAGTTATAATGAAATTAGTGTTAAGATTACGATTAGTGTTGACCTTAAAGAACACTTTAGAGAACATGCCAAAGAAACTTCAAGTTGGCAGAAGTAACAGTTGAGAAAGAGAAGTTAGGGTACACGAAAAGAAATTGTAGCGCTGGTTGTCCCACTGACCAGATGTGCACCTCAGTAAAGAAGCCAGCCAGAAACCGGCAGCAGTATGGCGAATATTCCACCGATGGATAAAAAGGTCGTTGCAGTGTTTGAGCCAGTAGAGGCTTCTGTAGATGATCGTGTTGGGGAAGAAGCAGTCGGGGCAGAGGGTAAAGTGACATCCATGTTATTACAGTCAGTAGAGTTGCAGCACATGATCCTGAAGTACATTACGTTCAATTCCCAGTTCTGAGGCAATGCGTCAAAGTCCATCTTAATCTTATCTTTTGCTGCATTCTCGTCTGTATTAGAATGAGAACAAAATAAAGATTCCGATTAGTTGAGAGTAGCCGTGAAACTCGATCCACGGGAAAAGGGGCCGCAGGGACTTTAAAGGTTGCTTTTGAATCTGTATATGGATGGGGGTTGGGGACGAGGGTAATATTTGGAATGGATCACAAAAGTTGAATTGTTGTCCGGTACGATTCAAAAGAGGCTTGTCTGTTGATTGAAAACTTAAATGACAACAGATTCAAACCCATAGATGTAGAAATATTTGAGGGGGGGTGCGCTATAGTTCTTGGCCCCTTCCCCGCCGCGGCCGCTGAGCAATTTAGCTTCGAGAACCCAAACTCTCGGCAACCGGGCCACCGTGCCGTCTCATACTCAattgaacacatcaaagttttcgTTAACGTAGTACTTACTGGAAAGTCAAAATACAGGTTTGTGTAGTTGAAGAGTGGATTTAGGAGGATTCCTGGTGATCACGGTTGTCATCATTTCTCGTCATCACAAATATTGTTGACTGAGTTAAATGTTTACACCATGTAAAGTAATGCGTTTGTTCATTTGTTCACAAATAGTGCTTTTCAAGGGCTACGATTTTTTAGTTCGGAGATGTTCAGGCCAGCTCTATTAATCTCTTAGCAGTCGTTATCATTTTGGTATTCTTTGAAATATTCACCTCAGAAAGCGATTTCTGCAAGTGGTCAGTTCATACGTTcctcgccgcttcgcggttTAATGAATAAATCATGATTTTAGTTGAATAGAATTAATGTTGGAGCCATTTTTgaattcacttcagcctctatttcaaagcaAGACTCGGTgggaagtctttgttatgaataccAACTTCTATTCATATTGAAAGCAGTGCTAATTATTATTAGACTTGCTATGAAAAATAGACTGCGGGGAACTCGGAAATAGTCTCTTTTCATCACTCTGGATTTCCGTGACTTGAAGAGCCAATACAACCTTTTTGGGCTCATTGAAAAATTATCAATGGCTTATTCCGCCTTGAACCCGTGAGATGCAGGGTTAGAAGGATGAATTGAGAAATATTTAATCATGCAATAGTGTTTCCGTTCGTGACGGAGCCAATGTTTGGGACTGGATCAATTTATCAGTATTTCTTACTGATATCGTATTAGTTTTAGCAAATCTTTAATCGTTAAAATGAGCTCCGAGAAGGACCCAAATATCTTTATGCCCATGATcataaactgtattactattaatcactattattatcactatggAGGGCAGTGACagaataaaaactgaaaaaaatgacgacTAAACAGTCTAAAAAATATTTCCTTCACCAACGATGTAAGACAACGGCAACAAACACTATAatgatttctagattttgattgGGTGCATAcgtcgtacgattatttgactatgcattttctttgctttccatcAGCCGAAGTCTCCATTTTAGCCGGTAAAATGCGTCACAATACCCGACAAGGTGCATGATAGTATTCAGTAGTTTTTTATTTTCGTTGCCAGCGGCTTGGCAGGCGCCACCCGGTTTTAGGTGTTTTGACACTGTTGTTTGTGATTACCTGAGCAGTCGACGCAGCCACGTAGTGCAGTAGAGTGCCACATATTGTTCATCATGTACCATCCCACAGCTGTGTAACAGTCGCCCGATCCAACATTTGGAAAGGTAGCGTTGGAAcagttcatcatcatcatttggTTCGAAGCACAGTCCTCCAGTTTATCCGCCTTACAGTTGTAGCATGATTGCGGAATATGCATATCTGTGGGGTTTAAGAAAAATGCCATACTCAACCGagacaaaattaaaatcatCTTGGCTATCCAGATAAACTTAATATAGCTACATAAATGTCACATTCACGGAGAGCTAAGGTACTGCCAATCGTAACTTCAAAGGCCTGAGTTATCAGGCCTCTGAAAAACACTTATAATACTTGTTAAATTTTTGGGATCGTCAGTCCCTCGATTTTCTCCCTCCTTCATTGCTGATTTCAGATCTGACATTCCTTTAAACATTTTGTGCTCAAGAGTAAATTGCGAGAAGCTTAAGGTGTTCAGTGTTGCGAGGCTGTGACGTTGTAACAGGCTCAGCCTGGTTTATCTGCAGCACGGGAATGGCAGATGACGAAAGGAGCGCGGAAGAGTCTGGATTCTCAGTCTATTGAAATTTAACCATATTTTAGTATATTCGAACAGCGCACGCCACCGTCAAGTGACGTCCCGTTCTCTTGCGAAATCAGTTTCATTTCCAAGTATATTCTAGGCTAGACAGTATGTTAGCTTGTTCTTCATTTGGGGTTTGAGGAAAACGTTAACTGTTCTTTATCCGTTTTAGTTACGATGGTTAGCAgttattccttctttttcacAATTTAAACCATACGCGGCGATATATTCACTTATTAGTACTATTTTGTAGGAACAGATTTGAAAGAACCAGTATTGTAGGTTGGCGTTGTAATCTTACTAGAACCACAAATGAGGCCGAATTTCTCGTTTGTTCCACCGTAGACCACATCACAGGAATGTAGGAAGTGCGTGTCGCCAATGCAGCACagtaagaaaattaaaattgcaacgGCAATGCCACAAATCAGTAATgcgattggttgaatgaggaaaacgAATTATTCGCGGGCGACAATGACAAAAGTGTCATCTAAGGAGTTCTCTCTTCATATATGTTGATAACTGCAGAACAAGAAACTGATGAAAGCTCGAGAATTTTTTGGTCGTATAACATTGTGGCACGTTACACCAATAACTGACTACACCGCTAATTAACTAGCTGATAATAGTTCAAATTTATTAGCTACTTGCAAGCGCCGTCGGTGAGTTGAACCAGCGACGACTTCGAACAAATTTTAATCCAGCAGGTTGTTGGAGCGAATCCGAACACAAAACCAGGATCACTGCATTTCAAACTTTATATTCCCTTGgcgtcaacctcgttcccagtaTCTTTCATTCCTCCACCTCAGAGGGATAGTGAGATGAAAGACACTGGAGACAAGGTTGCCTAAGCACTTGACTTTACGATTGCCATTGCAAGTCTAGCGGAGGAATATGGTCTTCATGCTTTGCTGCATCGGAATTTTTGTGCTGCCGGAAGCACTCAATCGTGCAATTGGTGTTGAAACCACTAAATGTTGATACGATCTCGTTTAAATACTATCACTTACTaaagttttgtttaaaattCTCTCTTTTATCCAACAAAACTGACGCTTTACTTCTGACAGACTCaggttttcattttgaaatacgCAGGCAGGGCTGTTCCAGCACAAACAGCACGAAAATGAATGACTAACTTTTCTCTTCATTCCTATGTCCGATATTACTAAATATTTAATTTCGATTCCTTGGACTACGTAGTTCTTGGGAAAATACGATCATATGCATCTAATTTCACTAAATGGCCTCAACAATTTTGTTGATTGAAGCAAGCCTTGCTTTAGACGATCCTTATTTGAGACCTGACTCGAACCATGATGAAATATAgtacagtggaatcccgatttctcgaacctccaGGGGAAACGCAAtttggttcgagaaatcgggagtTCGAGAAATCGAAGGTGGCATCAAATTACGCCTAATTGGCCGGGTATCGTTTGATTATGAGtaagtgttcaaattttaacaaaaatactgTACATCCTTTCTAATGTACCTCTTgacctttatttacaaacaaaacggAACATAACAGAACATATGTCGTGTAGAGTCTGTATATAGC
The nucleotide sequence above comes from Acropora muricata isolate sample 2 chromosome 12, ASM3666990v1, whole genome shotgun sequence. Encoded proteins:
- the LOC136893441 gene encoding uncharacterized protein; the protein is MKSFLIFVSAIVCIGVVASHMHIPQSCYNCKADKLEDCASNQMMMMNCSNATFPNVGSGDCYTAVGWYMMNNMWHSTALRGCVDCSDENAAKDKIKMDFDALPQNWELNVMYFRIMCCNSTDCNNMDVTLPSAPTASSPTRSSTEASTGSNTATTFLSIGGIFAILLPVSGWLLY